From a single Oceanobacillus kimchii X50 genomic region:
- a CDS encoding Cof-type HAD-IIB family hydrolase: protein MVKESSIIFFDIDGTLLTEGDKLLPPSTKDAIFQLKKLGHEVAIATGRAPFMFEDIRKELEIDTYVCYNGQYVVYKGKVIYANPLKASSLEELTQFALDRDHPIVFMNHESMKANVPEDHEYIQESINSLKSVHYPTHDPAFYKGREIYQALLFNTAGEEKQYEKAFEDFQFVRWHDKSVDILPANGSKANGINKLLAYTDYPDEKQYAFGDGLNDIEMLTEVQNSVAMGNGQPEAKAAARYITKSVNNDGILHGLKMVGLL from the coding sequence GTGGTTAAAGAATCAAGTATTATATTTTTTGATATTGATGGCACCCTTCTAACTGAAGGGGATAAATTATTACCGCCTTCAACGAAAGATGCAATATTTCAATTAAAAAAGCTTGGGCATGAGGTTGCGATTGCTACTGGTCGGGCACCATTTATGTTTGAAGATATACGAAAAGAACTAGAAATTGATACGTATGTCTGCTATAACGGTCAATACGTTGTGTATAAAGGTAAAGTTATATATGCGAACCCACTAAAGGCAAGTTCTCTAGAAGAACTTACTCAGTTTGCCCTTGATCGAGATCACCCCATTGTGTTTATGAATCATGAGTCCATGAAAGCGAATGTACCAGAAGATCATGAATATATTCAAGAAAGTATTAACAGCTTAAAATCAGTACATTATCCTACACATGATCCAGCTTTCTATAAAGGCAGAGAAATATATCAGGCACTTTTATTTAATACAGCTGGAGAAGAAAAGCAATATGAAAAAGCGTTTGAGGATTTTCAATTTGTTCGTTGGCATGACAAATCCGTCGACATTTTGCCAGCCAATGGTTCTAAAGCAAATGGAATTAACAAATTATTAGCTTATACGGACTATCCGGATGAAAAGCAGTATGCATTTGGAGATGGTCTTAATGATATTGAAATGCTTACGGAAGTTCAAAACAGTGTAGCGATGGGTAATGGGCAACCAGAAGCAAAGGCTGCAGCACGTTATATTACAAAATCCGTAAATAACGATGGAATATTACATGGATTAAAAATGGTTGGATTACTGTGA
- a CDS encoding DsrE/DsrF/DrsH-like family protein encodes MMEKKKTTIVLFSGDYDKAMAAYIIANGAAAYDHEVTIFHTFWGLNALRKEEQVPLKKGFMEKMFAKMMPRGANKMGLSKMNYGGMGPKMIKQIMKKHNAMPLPDLINLAQEQDVKLIACTMTMDLLGLQKEELIDYIEYAGVAAYIGDAEEGQINLFI; translated from the coding sequence ATTATGGAAAAAAAGAAGACAACCATTGTACTTTTTAGTGGAGATTATGATAAAGCAATGGCTGCATACATTATTGCGAATGGTGCAGCAGCATATGACCATGAGGTAACCATCTTCCATACATTTTGGGGGCTAAATGCACTCAGAAAAGAAGAACAAGTACCTCTCAAGAAAGGTTTCATGGAAAAGATGTTTGCGAAAATGATGCCGCGCGGTGCAAATAAAATGGGGCTATCCAAGATGAATTATGGTGGGATGGGACCAAAAATGATAAAGCAAATAATGAAAAAGCATAATGCGATGCCATTACCAGATTTAATTAATTTAGCTCAAGAACAAGATGTGAAGTTAATTGCATGTACGATGACAATGGATTTGCTAGGACTTCAAAAAGAAGAATTGATAGATTACATCGAGTACGCAGGAGTGGCTGCATATATTGGTGATGCTGAGGAGGGACAAATTAACCTATTCATATAA
- a CDS encoding sulfurtransferase TusA family protein, translating to MEYLKTDHQVDAKGFACPMPIVKTKKAMNNVNAGEIVEILATDQGSKADIQAWTNSAGHQYLGTIEEGNVLKHYLRKTTEVEKEEMIFSKTIDNEELMKKLLDYHTDQAILVDVREQAEYAFGHIPQAISIPLGEIDNRKDELDKDKTIYIICRTGTRSGMAAQKLIDSGFGNVVNVKPGMSEWSGYMQSDI from the coding sequence ATGGAATACTTGAAAACAGATCATCAAGTTGATGCTAAGGGATTTGCATGTCCAATGCCAATTGTAAAAACGAAAAAAGCGATGAATAATGTGAATGCAGGGGAAATAGTTGAAATTCTTGCAACTGATCAAGGTTCAAAAGCGGATATACAGGCTTGGACAAACAGTGCTGGACACCAATATTTGGGAACAATCGAAGAAGGTAATGTACTCAAGCATTATTTACGAAAGACTACAGAGGTGGAAAAAGAAGAAATGATATTCTCAAAAACTATAGATAACGAAGAATTAATGAAAAAGTTATTGGACTATCATACCGATCAAGCAATATTGGTAGACGTGCGTGAGCAAGCAGAATATGCATTTGGCCATATTCCACAGGCGATTTCCATTCCTTTAGGAGAAATAGATAATCGCAAGGACGAACTAGATAAAGACAAGACAATCTATATTATTTGCCGAACTGGTACACGTAGCGGGATGGCAGCTCAAAAGCTCATTGATAGCGGTTTTGGAAATGTAGTTAATGTCAAACCAGGGATGAGTGAATGGTCAGGGTATATGCAAAGCGATATTTAA
- a CDS encoding metal-sensitive transcriptional regulator, protein MEYDVQTKNRLKRIEGQLRGVLKMMEEEKECKDIITQLSASRTAIDRTIGVLVSTNLIECVRNAEERGEDSDELVKEAVNMLVKSR, encoded by the coding sequence ATGGAATACGATGTTCAAACTAAAAATAGATTAAAACGAATTGAAGGACAACTTCGGGGAGTCTTGAAGATGATGGAAGAAGAAAAAGAGTGTAAAGATATTATTACACAGTTGTCTGCAAGCCGGACAGCCATTGACCGTACGATTGGTGTTTTAGTCAGTACGAATTTAATTGAGTGTGTCCGAAACGCAGAAGAACGTGGTGAAGATAGTGATGAACTAGTGAAAGAAGCTGTCAATATGCTTGTAAAGAGCAGATAA
- a CDS encoding catalase: MSDKDNEPEKRKQDDNKKMDQLKKFYRDNTDKVMTTDEGVKISNDENTLSAGDRGPQLLEDFIYREKLTHFDRERIPERNVHARGYGAHGVFECYETQSNLTKAHFLQEAGQQTPVFVRFSQVAGSRGANETLRDVRGFATKFYTDEGNFDLVGNNIPIFFIQDGIKFPDLIHALKPEPNNEIPQGQTAHDTFWDFIGSNEESAAMMMWIMSDRTIPRSFRTIQGFGVHTFRLVNAEGKSVFCKFHWRPVLGIHSLIWNEAQKIGGADPDFHRRDLWENIEQGFYPEYELGVQVIEEDQEFDFDFDILDATKLWPEEDVPLQMIGKMTLNKNVENVFAETEQVALHPGNIVPGIDFTNDPLLQGRLFSYTDTQIYRVGTNFKQLPINRPVCPFHNNHRDGSQRYIIDKGQVAYHQNYLAGNTPYTVPGSQGGFVTYPSLVEGLKVRKTAPSFLDHFSQARLFWNSMTDVEKSHILQAFSFELGKVNVPEVRQRVVNLIGHISRPLATAVAEQVGVEPPDGSIKQSDVTKSSPALSLMNTKFLPDTLKVAVIVGNGYDGNALESLLQSFKKVELKPFIISERLGEITADNGDKLNVDATFLTTSPVLYDGLLVVGGDQTSDQFAYQTGNFITEQFNHYKPIGGIEEGAILIQQLGIANRPGVFTSPTGGGQFTRQFIDGMAKQRFWDR, encoded by the coding sequence ATGTCAGATAAGGATAATGAACCAGAGAAACGAAAACAAGATGACAATAAGAAAATGGATCAATTAAAGAAATTCTATCGTGATAATACTGACAAGGTAATGACTACAGATGAAGGAGTAAAGATCTCAAATGACGAAAATACGTTAAGTGCAGGAGATAGAGGACCTCAATTATTAGAAGATTTTATCTATCGTGAAAAACTGACCCACTTCGATCGAGAGCGTATCCCAGAACGAAATGTACATGCACGTGGTTATGGTGCACATGGAGTATTTGAATGTTATGAAACTCAATCAAATCTAACGAAAGCACATTTTTTACAAGAAGCTGGTCAACAAACACCTGTATTTGTCCGCTTTTCGCAAGTAGCCGGTTCACGGGGAGCCAATGAAACATTACGTGATGTTCGTGGTTTTGCTACAAAATTTTATACCGATGAAGGAAATTTTGACTTAGTCGGAAATAATATTCCTATATTTTTTATTCAAGACGGTATCAAGTTTCCAGATTTAATTCACGCACTGAAACCTGAACCTAATAATGAAATCCCTCAAGGACAAACAGCCCATGATACGTTTTGGGATTTTATCGGTAGTAATGAAGAATCGGCAGCTATGATGATGTGGATTATGTCGGATCGAACCATTCCTAGAAGTTTCCGTACCATACAGGGTTTCGGGGTTCATACCTTCCGACTGGTTAATGCGGAAGGCAAGTCTGTCTTTTGTAAATTCCATTGGCGTCCTGTACTAGGAATACATTCATTAATTTGGAATGAAGCGCAAAAAATTGGCGGTGCTGATCCTGACTTTCACCGGAGAGATCTTTGGGAAAATATTGAGCAAGGATTTTATCCAGAATATGAACTAGGGGTCCAGGTCATAGAAGAAGATCAAGAATTTGATTTTGATTTCGATATATTAGATGCAACAAAACTATGGCCTGAAGAAGATGTGCCCCTACAAATGATTGGAAAGATGACATTAAATAAAAATGTAGAGAATGTTTTTGCTGAGACTGAACAAGTTGCACTTCATCCCGGTAATATTGTTCCAGGGATTGACTTTACAAATGATCCTTTACTACAAGGAAGACTATTCTCATATACCGATACGCAAATTTATCGTGTAGGCACTAACTTCAAGCAGCTCCCTATCAATCGTCCCGTTTGCCCTTTTCACAATAATCATCGCGATGGATCTCAACGTTATATTATCGATAAAGGCCAAGTAGCCTACCATCAGAATTATTTAGCTGGAAATACTCCATATACCGTACCTGGTTCTCAAGGTGGATTTGTTACGTATCCGTCTTTAGTCGAAGGGTTGAAAGTACGAAAAACTGCACCTAGTTTTCTCGATCATTTCTCACAGGCGAGACTATTTTGGAACAGTATGACGGATGTTGAAAAGAGTCATATACTTCAAGCATTTAGTTTTGAATTAGGTAAAGTGAATGTTCCTGAAGTCCGCCAACGTGTTGTTAATCTTATTGGGCATATAAGCCGGCCGCTCGCTACTGCAGTAGCAGAACAAGTTGGTGTAGAACCACCAGATGGGAGCATAAAACAATCAGATGTCACTAAATCCTCTCCTGCTTTAAGTTTAATGAATACAAAATTTCTTCCAGATACGTTAAAAGTTGCTGTTATTGTTGGTAATGGATATGATGGAAATGCTTTAGAATCTTTATTACAATCTTTTAAAAAAGTAGAACTTAAACCATTTATTATAAGTGAGCGCTTAGGAGAAATAACTGCGGATAATGGTGATAAATTAAATGTAGATGCCACCTTCTTAACAACTTCACCGGTTCTGTATGATGGGTTACTCGTTGTTGGAGGAGATCAAACCAGCGATCAATTCGCTTATCAGACTGGCAACTTTATTACGGAACAATTCAACCATTATAAACCAATTGGAGGCATTGAAGAAGGTGCTATATTAATTCAACAATTAGGAATTGCTAATCGGCCAGGAGTATTCACAAGTCCAACAGGTGGAGGACAATTTACAAGGCAATTTATAGATGGAATGGCAAAACAACGGTTTTGGGATAGATAA
- a CDS encoding MFS transporter has protein sequence MNFSSRSKVAWIAIITGVAVMGDAMLFIVLPLFWQDFGLTEIWQIGVLLSINRFIRLPLNPLVGFFYKHFQLRTGVFIALILAVITTLSYGIFEGFWMLVIMRALWGVAWSFIRLGGFLTVIDVTTDNNRGWHMGLYNGLWGLGGLTGMLAGGFLVDQTSILFVTALFSLISLLAIPVAWFVVPPNRGEKQDSPAPISVQKTKWLTPFTVLVLATGITQGFIIMGLFNSTISPLLENVYQRPIQIGTIILGVATLAGTMQAIRWAWDPFIAPAIGKMIDQRTLIYPIILVPLIGGSILLSAMAYTSSIAMLILFIFLFQLLSTIFTTTTDTLAARAAVRTDRVKMMTAHTVVVDVGSALGPMVSFIILMYLPLSAVYIFASFLMITLAIFWIVFRRLELETTNVQSNIS, from the coding sequence ATGAATTTTTCTTCTCGTAGTAAGGTTGCATGGATTGCCATTATTACGGGGGTTGCGGTTATGGGTGATGCCATGTTATTTATCGTGCTCCCGTTATTTTGGCAAGATTTTGGACTTACGGAAATATGGCAAATTGGAGTATTGTTATCGATTAATCGTTTTATTCGATTGCCATTAAATCCATTAGTGGGCTTTTTTTATAAACATTTCCAACTGAGGACAGGCGTTTTTATTGCACTCATTCTTGCCGTAATTACCACATTATCTTATGGTATCTTTGAAGGATTTTGGATGCTTGTTATTATGCGGGCTTTATGGGGAGTAGCCTGGTCGTTTATAAGATTAGGAGGATTTTTAACAGTCATAGATGTAACAACTGATAATAATCGTGGATGGCATATGGGGTTGTATAATGGATTATGGGGATTAGGTGGTCTTACCGGTATGTTAGCAGGAGGATTCTTAGTCGATCAAACTTCTATTCTATTTGTTACTGCGTTATTTTCTCTTATTAGTTTACTAGCAATACCAGTGGCTTGGTTTGTGGTCCCTCCTAATAGAGGTGAGAAACAAGATTCTCCCGCTCCTATTTCAGTCCAAAAAACAAAATGGCTGACTCCTTTCACTGTACTCGTTCTAGCTACAGGGATTACCCAAGGCTTTATTATTATGGGATTATTTAATTCAACTATCAGTCCTTTACTAGAAAATGTATATCAACGTCCAATACAAATAGGAACTATTATTCTAGGAGTAGCTACGTTAGCTGGTACTATGCAAGCTATCAGATGGGCATGGGACCCATTTATTGCTCCAGCCATCGGTAAAATGATCGATCAGCGTACTCTCATTTATCCAATTATTCTTGTCCCGCTAATTGGTGGATCTATTCTATTATCAGCAATGGCATATACTTCTTCCATTGCAATGTTAATTTTATTTATATTCTTATTCCAATTATTATCAACAATATTTACCACTACCACAGACACACTCGCGGCTCGTGCTGCCGTTCGTACGGATCGTGTTAAAATGATGACCGCTCATACGGTAGTTGTAGATGTTGGTTCAGCATTAGGTCCGATGGTTTCATTCATAATTTTAATGTATTTGCCACTTTCTGCAGTGTACATTTTTGCTAGTTTTCTAATGATAACTTTAGCCATATTTTGGATTGTATTTCGCAGGCTTGAATTAGAAACAACAAACGTACAAAGTAATATAAGTTGA
- a CDS encoding PrkA family serine protein kinase, producing the protein MDIINRVKNLRDEEKRLEWEGTFADYLEIVKERPEVAQTAHSRVYNMVKSAGVKERDGRRMYEFFGSSIFGLESAIERLVEEYFHPAAKRLDVRKRILLLMGPVSGGKSTIVSMLKRGLEQYSRTDEGAVYAIKGCPMHEDPLHLIPQHLREDFFQEYGIRIEGSLSPLNTMRLDKEYGGRIEDVKVERIFFSEDKRVGIGTFSPSDPKSQDIADLTGSIDFSTIAEFGSESDPRAYRFDGELNKANRGMMEFQEILKSDEKFLWHLLSLTQEGNFKAGRFALISADELIIAHTNESEYKSFISNKKNEALHSRMIVMPIPYNLKVSEEERIYQKMIKESDISDVHVAPHALRAAAIFSILSRLKESKKQGVDIVKKMRLYDGENVEGFNQVDVEELRKEYQDEGMDGIDPRYVINRISSTIIRKEVPSINALDVLRSLKEGLDQHPSISKDDLETYLNYISIARKEYDEIAKKEVQKAFVYSYEESAKTLMDNYLDNVEAYCNKNKLRDPLTGEEMNPDEKLMRSIEEQIGISENAKKAFREEILIRLSAYARKGKRFDYNSHERLREAIQKKLFADLKDVVKITTSSKTPDESQLKKINEVIARLIDEHGYNSVSANELLRYVGSLLNR; encoded by the coding sequence ATGGATATAATCAACAGAGTGAAAAATTTGAGAGATGAAGAAAAACGATTAGAATGGGAAGGTACATTCGCAGATTATTTAGAGATTGTAAAGGAACGTCCAGAAGTTGCTCAAACCGCACATTCACGTGTGTATAATATGGTTAAAAGTGCAGGAGTAAAGGAACGTGATGGTCGTAGGATGTATGAATTTTTTGGATCGTCCATTTTTGGCTTAGAGTCTGCAATTGAACGATTAGTAGAAGAATATTTTCATCCAGCTGCAAAACGCCTCGATGTTAGAAAACGTATATTGTTATTAATGGGGCCGGTAAGTGGGGGAAAATCAACGATTGTTAGTATGTTGAAGCGAGGACTAGAGCAATACTCTCGGACAGATGAAGGTGCAGTGTATGCAATAAAAGGATGTCCGATGCATGAAGATCCTCTACATTTAATTCCACAACATTTAAGAGAAGATTTTTTTCAAGAATATGGTATTCGTATTGAAGGTAGTTTATCACCATTAAATACGATGAGATTAGATAAAGAATACGGTGGGAGAATTGAGGATGTAAAAGTAGAGAGAATCTTTTTCTCTGAAGATAAACGAGTAGGAATTGGTACGTTTAGTCCGTCCGATCCTAAATCACAAGATATCGCTGATTTAACAGGAAGTATAGATTTTTCTACAATAGCAGAGTTTGGTTCTGAATCAGATCCCCGTGCTTATCGTTTTGATGGAGAACTAAATAAAGCAAATCGAGGAATGATGGAATTCCAGGAAATTTTAAAGAGTGATGAGAAATTTTTATGGCATCTACTTTCCTTAACACAAGAAGGAAACTTTAAAGCTGGAAGGTTTGCTCTGATATCGGCAGATGAACTTATAATTGCTCACACGAATGAATCAGAGTATAAATCATTTATTTCTAATAAGAAAAATGAAGCATTACATTCTCGAATGATTGTTATGCCAATACCTTATAATTTGAAAGTTAGCGAAGAGGAACGTATTTATCAAAAAATGATTAAAGAAAGTGATATATCAGATGTACATGTAGCACCACATGCTTTACGAGCTGCTGCTATCTTTTCTATTTTAAGTAGATTAAAAGAATCAAAAAAACAAGGCGTTGATATTGTTAAGAAAATGCGTCTTTATGATGGCGAAAATGTAGAAGGTTTTAATCAAGTAGACGTAGAAGAATTGCGGAAAGAATATCAAGATGAAGGCATGGATGGAATAGATCCGAGATATGTCATTAATCGAATATCTTCTACCATTATTCGTAAAGAAGTCCCTTCCATTAATGCATTGGATGTTCTTCGCTCACTGAAAGAAGGTTTAGATCAACATCCATCCATTTCCAAAGACGATTTGGAAACGTATTTAAATTACATCTCGATTGCACGAAAAGAATATGATGAAATTGCTAAGAAAGAAGTACAAAAAGCATTTGTTTATTCATATGAAGAATCTGCCAAGACATTAATGGACAATTATCTCGACAATGTGGAAGCATATTGCAATAAGAATAAGCTTCGTGATCCATTGACTGGAGAAGAAATGAATCCAGATGAAAAATTAATGCGTTCGATTGAAGAACAAATAGGAATTTCAGAAAATGCGAAGAAAGCATTCCGAGAAGAAATTTTAATTCGGTTATCAGCTTATGCTCGAAAAGGGAAACGTTTTGATTATAATTCGCATGAACGTTTAAGAGAAGCAATTCAGAAGAAGTTATTTGCAGATTTAAAAGATGTGGTTAAAATCACCACCTCGTCCAAAACACCGGATGAATCACAACTAAAGAAAATTAATGAAGTTATTGCTCGTCTTATTGATGAACATGGTTATAATTCAGTTTCTGCTAATGAATTACTTCGATATGTTGGAAGTTTATTGAATAGGTAA
- a CDS encoding heme biosynthesis protein HemY — protein MKVKINRNAAKVLKRMLLEDGSDKKVRIYISHMHGDHAHYGMSLDTPGEHDVIVQTDKDVDIILDSREEFLDGIWIQYFFVEDEGFVITNPTKGHHHHH, from the coding sequence ATGAAAGTAAAAATTAATCGTAATGCAGCAAAGGTATTAAAACGTATGTTGTTAGAGGATGGCTCAGATAAAAAGGTTCGTATATATATCTCTCATATGCATGGTGATCACGCACATTATGGGATGTCTTTAGATACTCCCGGTGAACATGATGTTATTGTACAAACTGACAAAGATGTCGATATTATATTAGATTCTAGAGAAGAATTTTTAGATGGAATTTGGATTCAATACTTCTTTGTGGAAGATGAAGGATTTGTAATAACGAATCCAACAAAAGGCCATCACCATCATCATTAA
- a CDS encoding aldo/keto reductase — protein sequence MIKHLQDTFTLNNGLEMPGFGLGVYKVEDGSVAEEAVKTALENGYRSIDTASFYDNEKGVGEGIKNSGVPREDIFLTSKVWNDEQGYTSTKQAFQRSLEKLGTDYLDLYLIHWPVKDTFVETWKAMEELYREGKVRAIGVSNFHVQHLEKLFANAEIIPAVNQVEFHPHLTQEGLRAFCRQHNIQLEAWSPLKRGQLLEEDIIQTIAKKYAKSPAQVILRWDVQHDVITIPKSITKERIIANADIFDFSLTEEEMNQIDAMNQNDRSGSNPDSFD from the coding sequence ATGATTAAACATTTACAAGATACATTTACATTAAATAATGGATTAGAAATGCCAGGATTCGGTTTAGGGGTGTATAAAGTTGAAGATGGATCGGTTGCAGAAGAGGCGGTGAAAACAGCTTTAGAAAACGGGTACCGTAGTATTGATACAGCTTCATTCTATGATAATGAAAAAGGGGTAGGTGAAGGAATCAAAAATTCTGGAGTTCCTCGTGAAGATATTTTTCTTACTTCTAAAGTATGGAATGATGAGCAAGGATATACTTCTACCAAACAGGCATTTCAAAGAAGCTTAGAGAAATTAGGAACTGATTATTTGGATTTATATTTAATTCATTGGCCAGTGAAAGATACTTTTGTAGAAACCTGGAAGGCGATGGAAGAACTCTACCGAGAAGGTAAAGTAAGAGCCATTGGTGTAAGTAACTTCCATGTACAACATCTAGAAAAATTATTTGCGAATGCTGAAATTATTCCGGCAGTAAATCAAGTGGAATTCCATCCGCATCTAACACAGGAAGGACTGCGTGCATTTTGTCGTCAACATAATATTCAACTAGAAGCTTGGTCTCCATTGAAGCGAGGGCAATTGCTAGAAGAGGATATTATTCAAACGATCGCTAAGAAATACGCTAAGTCTCCAGCACAGGTCATTTTACGTTGGGATGTTCAGCATGATGTAATTACGATACCTAAATCAATTACAAAAGAAAGAATAATAGCTAATGCGGATATCTTTGATTTTTCTTTAACAGAAGAAGAAATGAACCAGATTGATGCGATGAATCAAAATGATCGTTCCGGTAGTAACCCAGATAGTTTTGATTGA
- a CDS encoding MBL fold metallo-hydrolase — MLDQLGIKKVTLDLPFRLNHVNCFIGETDYGVKVMDTGLHRNQTVQRWNEELRGKHVSDIIITHYHPDHFGYAGGLQQQTGANLWMTEVDERAALSSWEKPFLQQLNDNYKLAGIPKEIASQLADNTSSFYPYVTPYPTVHGHLKEGEQIQFGTYEYEIIYTPGHSDGLVTFYNQEKNVLLSTDHILPKITPNISYWFHGEANPLKNYLASLEKIKKLQVEWVIPSHGNPFPDANKRIEEIKSHHEDRLSYLLEEIKVETTVYEATDKLFPKKLSVHDSRFAVGETIAHLEYLRIAGECTKELINGSYLYKAN, encoded by the coding sequence TTGTTAGATCAGCTTGGAATTAAAAAAGTAACCTTAGATTTACCATTTCGATTAAATCATGTAAATTGTTTTATCGGAGAAACAGATTATGGCGTGAAAGTGATGGATACAGGACTACATCGTAACCAAACTGTACAACGTTGGAATGAAGAACTTCGAGGAAAGCATGTTTCCGATATTATCATTACTCATTATCATCCAGATCATTTTGGATATGCAGGGGGATTGCAACAACAAACGGGAGCAAATTTATGGATGACAGAGGTTGATGAGCGTGCAGCATTATCCTCTTGGGAAAAACCATTTCTGCAACAGTTAAATGATAATTATAAATTAGCTGGTATCCCGAAAGAAATAGCATCGCAATTAGCGGATAACACATCATCTTTTTATCCATATGTAACTCCGTATCCAACTGTTCATGGGCACTTAAAAGAAGGAGAACAAATTCAGTTCGGTACATATGAGTATGAAATTATTTATACGCCAGGTCATTCAGATGGATTAGTAACCTTTTATAACCAAGAGAAAAATGTCCTTTTATCAACAGATCATATTTTACCAAAGATTACCCCAAATATCTCATATTGGTTTCATGGTGAGGCAAACCCATTAAAAAATTATTTAGCTTCACTAGAAAAGATTAAAAAGTTACAAGTAGAATGGGTGATTCCTTCTCATGGTAATCCGTTCCCAGATGCCAATAAACGAATTGAAGAAATAAAATCACATCATGAAGATCGACTATCCTATTTATTGGAAGAGATAAAAGTAGAAACTACCGTTTATGAAGCAACCGACAAACTGTTTCCAAAAAAACTGTCTGTACATGATTCCCGATTTGCTGTTGGTGAGACAATTGCCCACTTAGAATATTTAAGAATAGCAGGAGAGTGTACCAAAGAGTTAATCAATGGAAGCTATCTATATAAAGCAAACTAA